A DNA window from Lujinxingia litoralis contains the following coding sequences:
- a CDS encoding RCC1 domain-containing protein, which yields MRRGLAWSCVVWWWAGLCGCVLMFDGEAALDAPGTENGEAPVATILQGPETMARGRSAIFELACEPADCALECARDEGEYDTCESPYIWEDVSEGEHRLRVRARAQAHVGADVWWDFEARPGVGLVVTGELSVDRFYRNVGSLEIACEEAECVLECGLWQLGEGCDEAQCATKMYLDCSQSPVEVEVMELGRYLLEVEACRRDGTLCEVEERRFKVEAPKWAMVSAGGRHSCGILQNQHLYCWGANDSGQLGEAGVTEARAPLRIDGRWSWVSAGEAHSCGIDEKGRLYCWGGNELNQAAPGEGEWVGVTRLGMRSDWERVEVGAEHSCGVRVGKLYCWGSGAAGQVGPASSYSEGMMVEINAASGSWSGELAVGPTHTCAGAADSVWCFGDTTHGAVGHTLEEATFGEALEVSGAQGLTRLVAGERYSCGRDSTGEVYCWGEDVREDPEGAVISLAATPIAETAAIAVLSGGAEHICGIDTEGGLWCWGENTWRQISSDAGEGRSEVVQVASTRSWSQVSAGGEHSCAIERESRKLYCWGRSRDGRLGSEMTGAAVGQPRAVAWEY from the coding sequence ATGCGAAGAGGTCTTGCGTGGAGTTGTGTGGTGTGGTGGTGGGCCGGGCTCTGCGGCTGCGTGTTGATGTTCGACGGGGAGGCCGCGTTGGATGCTCCGGGAACAGAGAATGGCGAGGCGCCGGTGGCCACCATTCTTCAGGGGCCGGAGACGATGGCGCGGGGGCGTAGCGCGATCTTTGAGCTGGCCTGTGAGCCTGCGGATTGTGCGCTGGAGTGCGCGCGTGATGAGGGGGAGTATGACACCTGTGAGAGCCCCTATATCTGGGAGGATGTGAGCGAGGGGGAGCATCGCCTGAGAGTGCGGGCGCGGGCACAAGCACACGTGGGCGCTGACGTATGGTGGGACTTTGAGGCTCGTCCGGGGGTGGGGTTGGTGGTGACCGGGGAGCTCTCGGTCGATCGATTCTATCGAAATGTGGGGAGCCTGGAGATCGCCTGCGAGGAGGCCGAGTGCGTGCTGGAGTGCGGACTCTGGCAGCTGGGTGAGGGATGTGATGAGGCACAGTGCGCCACGAAGATGTACCTCGATTGCAGTCAGTCACCGGTGGAAGTTGAGGTGATGGAGTTGGGACGCTACCTGCTGGAAGTGGAGGCCTGCCGTCGCGATGGGACGCTCTGCGAGGTGGAGGAGCGACGCTTTAAGGTTGAGGCTCCAAAGTGGGCGATGGTCAGCGCCGGGGGCCGGCATAGCTGTGGGATTCTACAAAATCAGCATCTCTACTGCTGGGGAGCCAATGATTCGGGGCAGCTTGGGGAGGCGGGGGTTACCGAGGCCAGGGCTCCCTTGCGCATTGACGGCCGGTGGAGTTGGGTGAGTGCGGGCGAAGCGCATAGTTGCGGCATTGATGAGAAGGGCAGGCTCTACTGCTGGGGGGGCAATGAACTCAATCAGGCCGCGCCGGGAGAGGGGGAGTGGGTAGGGGTGACGCGCCTGGGGATGCGCAGCGATTGGGAGCGGGTCGAGGTGGGTGCCGAGCATAGCTGTGGGGTGCGCGTGGGTAAGCTCTATTGCTGGGGTTCCGGGGCAGCGGGGCAGGTGGGGCCGGCGAGCAGCTACTCGGAGGGGATGATGGTGGAGATTAATGCGGCCTCGGGGAGCTGGTCAGGGGAGCTGGCAGTGGGGCCGACGCATACCTGTGCAGGGGCGGCCGATAGTGTTTGGTGTTTTGGCGATACCACCCATGGTGCGGTGGGGCATACGTTGGAAGAGGCGACGTTTGGCGAGGCCCTGGAGGTGTCCGGGGCTCAGGGGTTGACGCGGCTGGTCGCTGGGGAGCGATACAGCTGTGGCCGCGACAGCACCGGGGAGGTGTATTGCTGGGGCGAAGATGTAAGAGAGGACCCGGAGGGGGCGGTGATTTCGTTGGCGGCGACGCCGATCGCTGAGACTGCTGCGATCGCAGTGCTCAGCGGTGGGGCTGAGCACATCTGCGGGATCGACACCGAGGGAGGGCTCTGGTGCTGGGGGGAAAACACCTGGCGGCAGATCAGCAGCGATGCCGGAGAGGGAAGAAGCGAGGTGGTACAGGTGGCTTCAACTCGAAGCTGGAGTCAGGTGAGCGCCGGTGGCGAGCATAGCTGTGCGATTGAGCGGGAGAGTCGCAAGCTCTATTGCTGGGGACGCTCCCGGGATGGTCGGTTGGGCTCGGAGATGACCGGCGCCGCAGTGGGGCAGCCGCGAGCGGTGGCCTGGGAGTATTGA